The genomic region CCTCTTGTAATATCTTGAAAAAATTTGGCCATTTGTATATGCATTTCACCATTGTTAGCATAATTCAACGATTTTCTTCTTGACCTAAGGCGTTTTTGATTTGTTAGAGTTTTTTCTTTCTGCAAATGTGAAAactgtttataaaattcttgtgtaacatcttttattttatttgatgacAATCTTGTATTgtcaatataattattctgGTTTTGtgatttctcttcttttaacTCCGTGATGTTCTTGGAACTGTTGGaacatttttcttctgtttttaatATCGAGGATGATATGCTTTCATTATATGTTTTTCTACTATCttgtacaaatttttcatgaTCTTTTGATGATGTCTGTGTATgactatttaaaatttgattttttaattgtgtATTGGAAATACTACTTGCATTTTGATCTGGTTGTGTCTCgtgaatttcaatattatttttgtttattttagttttatcatttaaggaattatgttttattgataatttatttttaagtattttctGTAAGGGCAAAGGTATTTCATTTAGACTAATAATTTGATTTGAGATAATTACTGGAACATTTGATTTGTACTTGTTTGTATCATTAAATTTAGTTTCACATACTGCATTATTATGCAATTTTTGTGCTTCGTTTATATGAGAATCAATAGATACTGAATTTGAACAATCACTTTTTGTGTATCTTTTGggatgtaaattattattaaaataagatttGAGTTTATTCTTatctatttcaaatttgattGACTCTTCATTATTAACGTCATCcattaataaatctttatttgGTATAAAGTTTAATTTATCTTTAGACTTATCTGCCTTAAGAGATAATgtagataatttaaatatttcatcttgTAATGCTTCTGGTAttatatcttcttcttcttcttctacttcatacttcaaatttttatattttataaatttcgcaTCCTCTTCATCTTTAgaattatcatatatttcgGAATAGCGAcgtttatttgtaatatctaAGTTATCATTATTTGAATAACTAGTACTAGCtgaaatagaattattaaaaggATACCATTGCATGTGTTTTAACTCAATTGTACTATtttgttctttaattttactatTCGTTAAAGGATATTTTACATTGTTAAATAAGTGTTTTCTCATAGACTGATTCCTCAAAGTAGGTTTCTGACTAactatattttgatatttatctCCAGGTTCATTTCCTTTTGGTAATTCAATCATTGTTATTAAGTTTTCCAAGCCAAGTAAACTAGAATTTCGTAAACACTTTTCACCTTCCTTTGTCTCaattttttcagaattttccAATACTTCATCTACCTCCAACTTAGTTTTTTGTTCTATAACAGTCACAGTATCTTGGTCCTGACGAATTGTAAACATTAATCCTTCCATTACTAAATCTGTAATATCAGAGGATCGTGGTACATTATCTAATACATAGTTTTTTTTCTTAGGACAAGATAAATCTTGTATTTTGGTAATATCTGAATGTGCTTCTATATGGTTTGTAATATCTTTTGCATTTAATTCTAACATATTCTGCTTTGTagcttctatttctttttctatcaaGTACTGATATGGCAAATTAACAGAATCTGTATTTATATCATCAACAACGCTACTATCATTTAacattttactattatttgaTACAGAATTATTTTTGTCTTTTCCAATATTACagttattgatttttattttatcatccgATAATTGATGTTTAATATTACTATCTTCTAAATAGttaacattattttctttcattttatcatttaGTTTTATACTATGTTTAGGTGacatatttaaatgtttacaaaatttgtttgtaTCTTCACTGTTACCTGTTTGTTTTACTGTTTcttcatttaataataatttttttaaattagtatttcctatattattattcgcttgaatgtttttatttttatatgctaaAATTTCTTGCATATTATCACATTGCGCGTCTGTGTTTGAAGAATCATCTTTAGAAGAAtgctttaaacattttttactttctttctcatttttattttcacattcATATGTATCATTTGAACTTTCATTCTGATAGATTAAAGAACGATcagaagaaattatattttctgaatTCTGTTCTATTCTTAAAGAATCAATGGGTGTTATAGTTAATATAAATGCACAAGAAAATGCTACAACTGATCGTTCTCTAAACTTCATTAATGCAAACATTTTATCTTGTCTAGTCCATGGTGTATGTTCTATGTATTATGAATTATagttaagaaaattttaataataagttCAAAAAACTTAATATTAGTGacaagttaaaaattatatttatcttgcACATAGAGAAAAGGATACCGAAAGTAACTAAAAGATGACTTGTACCAAATTGTTGTTTCTGAGAAGGTGGATTTTTGATAATCTTTCTAATAACTTTCATTAATTCTTTTCcataattaaattgttttatatttctgcAAATGTACAAATTAGAAATCTATTTTCTTActaatatttactattagCAATATTTACCTATTTGTGCGGTGAtacctaaaaataaatttgtatatgttGGTCTTATGACACAACCAATATGAGCCAGGCACTGTTAAAGTTAGATTTTCCTCTTTTTGGGTCCAATCAATCCAGCTAGTTTTTCGTAGATATATTCCAGGCATTTTCTTTCaggtattaaattttgaaatagagggactaattttatcgaatctttTCCACCAAGTGAATCtcttattataattgtaagaTAATACAATACTTTTTGCTGAAACACcatatattcatttatttaaataacacatatttttataaattattttactatatcacattatgaatttttaataccaACTCCTGTTATAActtcattaataaatatatccaCCACTATATCCCAGGGAATAAATTCACATGAACTAGGACcatgaaatattctttttccttcaGTATATATACCAACAAATTCTACCACTGTTAGTGTatctgtaaataaaatattgaaattaacataatgaaaattaagattttatagtaattataattagttaACAAACCTTTATTTACAGAAGCAACAAAACAGATGAGTTGTAGTATCAATACTAATGCACATGCAAGAAAGGGTACGAAGATATTAAATGCCTTCCATAAAACTACTGTTACAAATAACAAAAGGAGAGTTTTATTCACATTCAACTGTATGTtcttatataaaacaaatttcataaCATTTCTAGCCTTTGTACTTTTATCAATGAGTTTTAATTTACTTCCATTTACAGTTCTAAAAAACATTTCAGTTGAAGACGCATCTTTAGGGAATATGGGCGACATTAATGAGAATTTGTTGTTTTATTATCAATACCAGAAACTTGATCGACGAACTTTTTCtagataaaagaaagaatatttaaattataatacctCATAAACATTAAGTACATACTAATGAAAAATTCTTCATGATAAAAACATTACAATATAAATGTAGGTCTGTActaaaagtgttagaaatataaaacttagtactttatgtttataaataaaaattatatacatataataactAAACAAATTTATCTACATAACCTCTATATaagaatatgtaaaaatatattttattacatcttGTACACacttaattgaaataataaaaggaaaaaattaaaatctttattataattaagaaacAACTGCTATGTAAATGAACTTATGCTTGATTAAAGTCAAAACTGACAGTTAGAAATAAACAGTTGGGAagttaatacaatatataatgtacattttatttttacaaacacatttatgtacataaatttaatcttatattttactttcaagaagaaaaaatagcaatagaaatattcaaaaccctgattggtaagtaataaaatatagcaaatgtattatataaatataatcaacTATATATGTAGTTAGTGGAAATTCATCTAGTTAAAActtaagaatatatatatatatacattagaAATCAGTATTAAAAATCAGTAACTTACATATTGGATTAATACTCTCTTacggaaatatttattctcattctacgaaagaatttattacaaaaggaaaattttcttttttgacaTTCAACTGACAAGCAATTTTCTTTGAATGTATACATGTACACATGTTGTACTTACGCATGTAGCAGCAGAGATGAGTCGAGAGATCACCGATGCAATTCATGCAATGTTAAAAAGTCAGCCAAAAAATGTACACTAAAAATAAGAGCAACGGCCGAACTATACACACATTTCTTCTCCACTGCTCTTGGTGGGAGAAACGTGCATATATATGATAAGAGGCGCGGCGTAGAAACTAGTGATGGGTAAGGCcgaaaaaacataaaaattgctTAAAAGCTTAACTGAAGACtacaaataaattgttttcttttttattgattacaaaaatattaagatacaGCTTCGCAGAACAGGGGACGTTGCGATACTAGAGATTATTGAGGTTGTGAGTGTTTAGTAAATTAATGATTGAGGATTGACCGAGGGATTCTAAGTTCCTGTTATGTTCCAAAACGATGAAGAATATCGATAAGACTTCGAAAGCGTGTGAAAAACAGAGAAATGATTATGGCAAAATATTTCTCCCTATCTAACGATAATATAATTCTTTGCCCTTCGTATATATTTATCGCGTATCATTGGATACCATCACCTTAAAGCAATATCTACCTATTCTGAACATATGTTTACATACACGGTGCCGTTGCTGGAGTCTTCCTAGTGCGAAGGGTTAATATAGTTCTTGCTCGAAACTTCTGTATCTAAATTGTGTTTTCATGGCGTAGAATATCGATGTTTTATTGGTATTGTAAAATAgctttaatagaaaatcatacGACACACCGATAATGAAGGATAAGTATTGaattagtataatatattaaaggaAACTAAGGTTGCTCTTAAGTTCTACTACacgatataacttaatattGTCTGAAAACGATAAGAAACGACGAAGCAATCTATCGTTTTGCCTCTTCAATGACCGTAAAACACTTCTTGCTAGTCTAACCACCATTAAGAACAAATAATATCTCTTGAATTTACGGAAACTAACTTAACTTTTTAACTTCCTGCTCCACTGTCAACATATTCTCTTACAATAATTGTACGCACCAATTAACTAATctgataacaaaattttattaccatAGATATACCAAAATATAAACACTAGTCCTAACTAACTACGATATAACTAAAATTACTCACTGAACGCAAAAAAGACAATGCCCTCCAACTATAGAATTAGACACTATGAATACTAATTCAGtggatgaaataattttctgcttgaattcccatttatgtaacaTGGGACATAATTGAGTTCTCCCGCGCCTCCCAACCTCGAAGGGACTCTTTTACAAAGGTAGATAAGGGACGACGAAGTGTAAGCTCGTCTCTGTCCTTCCAATGAATTCACGGTTCCACGGATGAGTATACGAGAGGATGAATCGTGGCCACGGGAGGACGAGCAGTCGGCGAGGAGGCTGGAAGAGGTGGTTGGTAAAAGAACAGAGGGGGGTAAAGGGGCTCTTATGTTACCTTCGGTGCGGCCAGGTGTCTGGTTACCTCCGACCTCATCTTCCTTCGTGCCTCCGAGAGTTTTCCACCATCGACATCGGCCGTCTGTACGTCTGTACTTACGTACGTCTACCATCCGTCCTGTCACCTTACTTTCGCACATGTCCCGCTTTTTCGTCGCCTTCGATCGCCCCTCTACACGTTACATCCGTTATACATCGTAGATATACGTGTACACGTCGTGGATCCGGGGATGAATATCGTTGCAAAGTAACGAGACGAGATGAAAGTTGAGGAAGGTTTTGGTTTGAACAGGACGCGCTGTGCGAGTTTGAAGTTGTGGAATGGAGGTTGGTTCGTGGGTAGTGCGGATAAACGAAGAGGGAGGTTGATTTGTTAATTACTATGATAATTAGCGATACTTCTTTGATTGCGAGTACAGAGGTTTGTTTGTTTCGAAATGTACAAATTTAAAGATTGTGCAGCGTAGGTTGGCTCGCGGAAGTTCGCAAACGATTAGGTTAAAAGGAGAAGTTCTCTTATCGTTTGCGGTGATCAATGATAGTGCTTTTTCGATGGTAAGAATGGAAGTTGAGGAAGCTTTTGGTGTGGTAAAGTTTGGCGTGGAAGTTTGAAACGAGTGTAGAACGATTTGTGGGTAGTCTGGTTGCGAAGGAAGAaagtttgatttattattctctgtggcattattattaattactattattaatgGCATACTTCTATGGTAGGTAGAATAGAGATTGTATATCACAAATcatgaattaattataatctgTTACGAGAATAAGAACTAAAGAAAGCTTCCACTTAATCTGAAagatcgatataaaaattctaagatACTAAAATATGATTCCtgtttatgcaatttcataaaCATCTTGTTGCAACTTAAGAGATATCGTGGTGGATAAAAACAGCGAAATTTTTACTTCCATCCAGCGCGGTAATTAAAACTTTCGCATGCGgaaaaacgtttaattaagAAGAGAAGCCGTTTCGGgaaagaagaatagaaaacTTGAAGGTATTCCAGCGTTGTTCCAGTAGTTTACTTCGCGCGAGTAAGTGTATTTTTATACACAGGAAGCGAAGAAGAAACGGAACAGATATGAAGTATCGGTGAAATGATTCTTGACTTATCGACCGATAGTCCGTCAGCCCCTTGTAATTACTTCGGTGGATAATTAAAACGGTCCCTCGATGCACCCCGGTCACGTTTTGTACTCCTGGTATCACAGGTAAAGTGTGTATAACCGATACTGGCATCGAGAGGTGTTCGTAGCGGGAAGTACCATGATCGAAAGCCACCCCTTTTCTGTTGCCTCTAAATATCATCCCCTAAATACCCCGCACCCTTCGATAAACAACTACAAAACAACCTAGATACCTAACGATACTTTCCGCTGCATTGCAACCAACTAATTGGAcaacttttatttgaaaatgataATCAAAATGATTACGTTTGGACAAAGTGACTATTTGGACGTGATTTTTGCTATTCCTATAAACTCGTTATTTTTAACGAAGGGGAGGCTAAaaagaattccatttatttgtAGGAGAACAAGATTATGATTGTTGCGAATTCTCCATTAAAGAGCAACCGGTCAGGTCAAACCGATCGATTGATATCGCGTACCTCGAATGAATTAACGCTCATGGTGGAGGAGGTTTAACAGATCGAGTGTTAGTGTAATCTAGCACTTTATTTACACTTGTTGTATAAAagtaacgtttaatgttatgaACACGGCGGTGGTAGGATTTTGTTAGGAGTGAAGTATTTCACCCACACGATACGAAGTCTGTTGATGAACTGTCCTCCTACGTTGCTGATTCTCCCTACCAGCCGTTGGGTTTCGTCTGTCTATCGTGCCTTTCCGGCTGGTCCTTTCCCGGGGTTTTTACCTGACCTCGGAATCATTAGGTTTACAGCTAGGGGAGGACATGTAATTCGGAATTTCCTAAAGACGGGAATGGGCCTGTCCGTGCCATAAATGGACGGCCACTCAAAATTCCGAACAATAATCGTTATAAATAAACTAACTGTATGTTGATACAAGATATAAATGGTTTAGTAGGTGACCAATAGGTGGGTAACATCTGGAAGGAACCACAAACTagctgatataataaaatctaaCATAGCGCGATAGAAAAGTCCCAGCAACGAGGACGAAAACAAGATGGAAACAAAGGAATGGATCACGAAATACAGTGTAGCATCTAGAACGGATCGCAAGTTGGAAGAATGTGATATGAGCGAGATCAAGTACTACAAATAATTTGGTATCTTAGTTTATTCCGGATTTTTCGGCTTAGAAATAGGATTTGgatttacatttctttctaCACGTCCTACGATATTCTTTGCGTTTTCATACAGATGCTCTGCATCAAAACTAATCtgcttattttattattaactgcTGTACTCTGATCTTTTTAACTTTCTCTAAACCTGTTCTTTGGTTTTATCTTATACAGATAGTtcggtaataaataataataaagggAAAATAATATCGACAAAATGTGGACGTGTGGGTGTGCCATTTTTAAGTTACATAGCGTAGgtaattaaacaatattttgtataaaatgttgCTATTATCTGGTGTAATTGGtaaattactatttttaaatagtagaaatttccaaatattctaGTAGTATAGAATAGTGATAGCTTTATTGTAATCTTATATTCTGAAATCCTATTTTCATTGAAGCCCATAATTCCAATTTGAAGGAAAAATGCTCTAACATAAAAAACACGCATGAGAAATCGCCTATTTCCATTTATCATGGTACAATTTTCGTCAGAAAATCTGATAGCCATTGACAAGTTTCTGAAAAACCTATTACCATGGCCATCGCCTCTGGCCACGTGTTGATTCACGTGCACAACGAGAAACGCGCGACTCCACCGTATGTTTTTATACACGATACCCAATCGGAGGCTGACGAAGGGCTGTACACGCGGTGGGGATGTTAACAGCCGAGGGTATCGCGTAACAAGATCATAGCACCAAGAGAGTAGATCGTGCGAGAGCCTATCTTCTCGTCGCTTCCGATTCGCTTTAATTCCTAGTTTGTGGAGCACATTGGCTGGCGTTTCTCCATGTTTGAtgaaaacgatagaaaaatgcCATCTAAAATATAACTCGAATTTACTGATTTCAAAAGATTGCTGCAATCTATTCTCAAAAGTATAAACTATGGTTCCAACTGACGTCGAAAAGTTTCTGTGATCTAAGATATCTTTATAAGTTTTCTAATTGCAAACTTTCTCGATAATTCCAAGCCACTTCAATTTCCATTTCCAAAAATTTGTCCAACCTAACTTCTAGCTTTTAGTCGGtgtaaaaaattagaagattTACGACCACAACTTTATTTctagaataattttatcgatatttgaTTAAGTGCAATTGGgatgtttttattaattaatgaagTTGTAATAAGCGaacttctaattatttttaactgtCAATAAAAATGTGTTTTTGTTGAAAACACATTTGTGAAAACACAATTGtgttttgtttgaaaaatagtAAGGATTTAATACATCGTAGAAAACAAATGCGCGCGTACATTGAAGAATAATTAacattgattttattatttatgtttttctcttttttttctaaagCATTACATTTCGATAGACtgcatataaattttatatatagtttTTAAATCGATATAAGTATCTAATGGCATGAAAATATAGATAGAGCAAAAAggttaataatacaaatacgGTGTATTTATTCTTTGTAAGAGTGGAACAccatattatgtaatatatacgATGTAATGTACACTGTACCGAAATTAATGTTTCTAAGAGTAATCATTTTACAAGAAAACGCACAATCGttactattttcttaatatatacgtaattaTATGTCTTTTGTACACTTGTCTATGTCTAATATAatagattatataatttttattgttgaaCCAATGCagtatttt from Bombus fervidus isolate BK054 chromosome 11, iyBomFerv1, whole genome shotgun sequence harbors:
- the LOC139991967 gene encoding uncharacterized protein isoform X2; the encoded protein is MPGIYLRKTSWIDWTQKEENLTLTVPGSYWLCHKTNIYKFIFRYHRTNRNIKQFNYGKELMKVIRKIIKNPPSQKQQFGTSHLLVTFEHTPWTRQDKMFALMKFRERSVVAFSCAFILTITPIDSLRIEQNSENIISSDRSLIYQNESSNDTYECENKNEKESKKCLKHSSKDDSSNTDAQCDNMQEILAYKNKNIQANNNIGNTNLKKLLLNEETVKQTDLVMEGLMFTIRQDQDTVTVIEQKTKLEVDEVLENSEKIETKEGEKCLRNSSLLGLENLITMIELPKGNEPGDKYQNIVSQKPTLRNQSMRKHLFNNVKYPLTNSKIKEQNSTIELKHMQWYPFNNSISASTSYSNNDNLDITNKRRYSEIYDNSKDEEDAKFIKYKNLKYEVEEEEEDIIPEALQDEIFKLSTLSLKADKSKDKLNFIPNKDLLMDDVNNEESIKFEIDKNKLKSYFNNNLHPKRYTKSDCSNSVSIDSHINEAQKLHNNAVCETKFNDTNKYKSNVPVIISNQIISLNEIPLPLQKILKNKLSIKHNSLNDKTKINKNNIEIHETQPDQNASSISNTQLKNQILNSHTQTSSKDHEKFVQDSRKTYNESISSSILKTEEKCSNSSKNITELKEEKSQNQNNYIDNTRLSSNKIKDVTQEFYKQFSHLQKEKTLTNQKRLRSRRKSLNYANNGEMHIQMAKFFQDITRGAKVVVTRISVNKYS
- the LOC139991967 gene encoding uncharacterized protein isoform X1, whose amino-acid sequence is MPGIYLRKTSWIDWTQKEENLTLTVPGSYWLCHKTNIYKFIFRYHRTNRNIKQFNYGKELMKVIRKIIKNPPSQKQQFGTSHLLVTFEHTPWTRQDKMFALMKFRERSVVAFSCAFILTITPIDSLRIEQNSENIISSDRSLIYQNESSNDTYECENKNEKESKKCLKHSSKDDSSNTDAQCDNMQEILAYKNKNIQANNNIGNTNLKKLLLNEETVKQTGNSEDTNKFCKHLNMSPKHSIKLNDKMKENNVNYLEDSNIKHQLSDDKIKINNCNIGKDKNNSVSNNSKMLNDSSVVDDINTDSVNLPYQYLIEKEIEATKQNMLELNAKDITNHIEAHSDITKIQDLSCPKKKNYVLDNVPRSSDITDLVMEGLMFTIRQDQDTVTVIEQKTKLEVDEVLENSEKIETKEGEKCLRNSSLLGLENLITMIELPKGNEPGDKYQNIVSQKPTLRNQSMRKHLFNNVKYPLTNSKIKEQNSTIELKHMQWYPFNNSISASTSYSNNDNLDITNKRRYSEIYDNSKDEEDAKFIKYKNLKYEVEEEEEDIIPEALQDEIFKLSTLSLKADKSKDKLNFIPNKDLLMDDVNNEESIKFEIDKNKLKSYFNNNLHPKRYTKSDCSNSVSIDSHINEAQKLHNNAVCETKFNDTNKYKSNVPVIISNQIISLNEIPLPLQKILKNKLSIKHNSLNDKTKINKNNIEIHETQPDQNASSISNTQLKNQILNSHTQTSSKDHEKFVQDSRKTYNESISSSILKTEEKCSNSSKNITELKEEKSQNQNNYIDNTRLSSNKIKDVTQEFYKQFSHLQKEKTLTNQKRLRSRRKSLNYANNGEMHIQMAKFFQDITRGAKVVVTRISVNKYS